A genomic window from Candidatus Sulfotelmatobacter sp. includes:
- the lpdA gene encoding dihydrolipoyl dehydrogenase — translation MSETSNQNIAVVGAGPGGYAAAFLAADLGMSVTLIDPEINPGGVCLYRGCIPSKALLHVAKLIEESEQAKNWGIEFAAPKIDLARLRTWKEGVVKKLTGGLGILSKQRKVHYVQGRAAFENSTTLRVTKSDGSEESLTFDRIILATGSRPSVVPTLKLDTPRMMDSTGALDLTDIPGTLLVVGGGYIGLELGSVYAALGTRVTVVEMLPGLLPGADRDLVLPLHKRLEKMFEAILLNTTVASVKDEGNAIRATLKAQDGNTQEKLFDRVLVSVGRKPNSEIPGLEKTRVQLGQRGFIQVNKQLQTDDPSICAIGDVVGEPMLAHKAMHEGRTAVEAIAGHKVAFEPNAIPAVVFTDPEVAWCGLTETQAQKENREIKVAKFPWAASGRATTLDRPEGMTKILIDPQTERVLGVGIVGVGAGEMIAEGVLAIEMAALAKDVAMTIHPHPTLSETVMESAEVFFGTSTDIYRPKRG, via the coding sequence ATGTCCGAAACCTCGAATCAGAACATTGCAGTCGTCGGCGCCGGCCCCGGCGGCTACGCCGCCGCATTCCTCGCCGCCGACCTCGGCATGTCCGTGACCCTCATCGACCCGGAAATCAATCCCGGCGGCGTCTGCCTCTACCGCGGCTGCATTCCGTCGAAAGCCCTGCTCCACGTGGCCAAGCTGATTGAAGAATCCGAACAGGCGAAAAATTGGGGCATCGAATTCGCCGCGCCGAAAATCGATCTCGCCCGCCTGCGAACTTGGAAAGAAGGCGTCGTAAAAAAACTCACCGGCGGCCTCGGCATTCTTTCGAAACAGCGTAAGGTGCACTACGTCCAAGGCCGCGCCGCCTTCGAGAACTCCACGACGCTGCGCGTCACGAAATCCGACGGCTCCGAAGAATCGCTGACCTTCGACCGCATCATCCTCGCCACCGGTTCCCGCCCATCGGTCGTTCCAACTTTGAAACTCGACACGCCCCGGATGATGGATTCAACCGGCGCGCTCGACCTCACCGACATTCCCGGCACTTTGCTGGTAGTCGGCGGCGGATACATCGGCCTCGAACTCGGCTCCGTCTATGCCGCCCTCGGCACGCGCGTCACCGTCGTTGAAATGCTCCCCGGCCTGCTCCCCGGAGCCGACCGCGACCTCGTCCTTCCTCTTCACAAGCGCCTGGAAAAAATGTTCGAAGCGATCCTGCTCAACACCACCGTCGCTTCCGTGAAAGACGAAGGCAATGCCATTCGCGCCACGCTAAAAGCACAAGACGGCAACACGCAGGAAAAACTTTTCGACCGCGTGCTGGTATCTGTAGGCCGCAAGCCCAACTCCGAAATTCCCGGCCTCGAAAAAACGCGCGTGCAACTCGGCCAGCGCGGTTTCATTCAGGTGAACAAACAATTACAGACCGATGATCCCTCCATCTGCGCCATCGGCGACGTCGTCGGCGAACCCATGCTGGCGCACAAGGCAATGCACGAGGGCCGCACCGCCGTCGAAGCCATCGCCGGACACAAAGTCGCTTTCGAACCGAACGCCATTCCGGCGGTCGTTTTCACCGATCCTGAAGTCGCGTGGTGCGGCCTGACCGAGACGCAAGCGCAAAAAGAGAATCGCGAAATCAAAGTCGCCAAATTTCCGTGGGCCGCCTCAGGCCGCGCTACCACTCTCGATCGCCCCGAAGGCATGACCAAGATCCTCATCGATCCTCAGACCGAGCGCGTGCTCGGAGTCGGCATCGTCGGCGTCGGCGCTGGCGAAATGATCGCCGAGGGTGTGCTCGCCATTGAAATGGCGGCACTCGCCAAAGACGTGGCCATGACTATCCATCCGCATCCCACGCTGTCGGAAACGGTGATGGAATCCGCCGAAGTCTTCTTCGGCACCAGCACCGACATCTACCGTCCCAAGCGTGGATGA
- a CDS encoding multicopper oxidase domain-containing protein: MKSSLFMNRRDFLYGTGALAAALSSRPNLLSQNPAPVRRPLDANSLTKFADPLPIPAVLQPESFRPSPLGSKVNVPYYRLRMRPAETKLHRDLSATRIWGFNSTLPGPTIEARSGEGILIEWINELPASHLLPVDRNLEGAEADKPEVRAVVHLHGGRVPADSDGYPESWFVPGKSSTSFYPNNQEAATLWYHDHAMGINRLNIYAGLFGLYLIRDPFEDGLGLPAGKYEMPLVLCDRQVDHEGQLYYPVSPDPKKPWVPEAFGDALLVNGKVSPFCEVEARPYRLRVLNGANGRFFHLTFANRMEFQQIGSDQGLLAAPVPMKLLTLAPAERADVIVDFSKHAGENLVLNSDHLTAMQFRVAGNESVAVAAIAPIPATLREVARISESGAVKTRELMIEETVDAADNPTIMLLDRKRWMDPVSENPALGSTEIWSLVNGTEDSHPIHLHMVRFQILDRRNFFVMNYLRKRELKFTGPPVPPDANEMGWKDTVRAEPGMVTRIIVRFDGYPGRFVWHCHILEHEDNEMMRPFDVLATK, encoded by the coding sequence ATGAAATCTAGTTTATTTATGAATCGACGTGATTTTTTGTACGGCACGGGCGCATTGGCCGCCGCGCTTTCCAGCCGCCCGAATCTTCTCTCGCAAAATCCCGCCCCGGTAAGACGGCCGCTTGATGCCAACTCTCTAACTAAATTTGCCGATCCGCTCCCCATCCCGGCAGTGTTGCAGCCGGAGAGTTTTCGCCCCAGCCCGCTGGGCTCAAAAGTGAATGTCCCTTACTACCGCCTGCGCATGCGGCCGGCGGAGACGAAACTGCATCGCGATCTTTCCGCGACCCGCATTTGGGGATTCAACTCCACGCTGCCCGGACCCACGATTGAAGCGCGCAGCGGAGAGGGAATTCTAATTGAATGGATAAATGAATTGCCGGCATCGCATCTGCTGCCCGTGGATCGCAATCTGGAAGGCGCTGAGGCGGACAAACCCGAAGTGCGGGCGGTGGTTCATTTGCACGGAGGGCGCGTGCCTGCGGACAGTGACGGTTATCCCGAAAGCTGGTTTGTGCCCGGCAAGTCGAGCACGAGTTTCTATCCCAACAATCAAGAGGCCGCCACGCTCTGGTACCACGATCATGCGATGGGGATTAATCGTCTAAACATCTACGCAGGATTATTCGGGCTGTACTTGATTCGCGACCCGTTTGAGGATGGATTGGGGCTCCCCGCCGGCAAGTATGAAATGCCGCTCGTGTTATGCGATCGCCAGGTCGATCATGAGGGCCAGCTTTACTATCCGGTCTCGCCTGATCCTAAAAAGCCGTGGGTGCCGGAAGCATTTGGCGATGCTCTGCTGGTGAACGGGAAAGTTTCGCCTTTCTGCGAAGTGGAAGCCCGGCCTTACCGCCTGCGAGTGCTGAATGGCGCCAACGGACGATTTTTCCATTTGACGTTTGCAAATCGAATGGAATTCCAACAGATCGGTTCGGATCAGGGTCTACTTGCGGCTCCAGTCCCGATGAAGCTGCTGACGCTGGCACCGGCCGAGCGCGCGGATGTAATCGTCGATTTCTCCAAACATGCCGGCGAGAACCTTGTGTTGAACAGCGATCATCTGACGGCGATGCAGTTTCGCGTGGCAGGAAACGAGTCTGTCGCGGTCGCGGCCATTGCGCCCATTCCCGCAACGCTTCGGGAAGTGGCGCGGATTTCTGAGTCCGGCGCGGTAAAGACTCGCGAATTGATGATCGAGGAGACCGTCGACGCCGCCGACAATCCGACAATCATGCTGTTGGACCGGAAGCGCTGGATGGATCCCGTGAGTGAGAATCCTGCGCTCGGCTCAACGGAAATCTGGAGCCTGGTCAACGGGACAGAAGATTCCCACCCGATCCATCTGCACATGGTGCGCTTTCAGATTCTCGACCGCCGTAATTTTTTCGTAATGAACTACCTGCGCAAGCGCGAGCTCAAGTTCACCGGACCGCCGGTTCCTCCCGACGCGAACGAAATGGGATGGAAAGATACGGTTCGAGCCGAGCCGGGGATGGTAACGCGGATTATTGTCCGCTTCGACGGATATCCCGGACGCTTCGTGTGGCATTGCCACATCCTGGAGCATGAAGACAACGAGATGATGAGGCCTTTTGACGTGTTAGCGACTAAGTAG
- a CDS encoding TonB family protein, with the protein MGYQALLFCPDEKTARTVTQVLSELEFNVEPCVEPFAAVKKLMGQHFDAVVVDCDNEQNATLLFKSARNSTSNQASLAVAVVEGQAGVAKAFRIGANLVLTKPINIEQAKGTLRVARGLLRKGDPSKPATAPATTAATPAPAASPTLAATPAPVAVPAKPVAAKPVPAKPAVLPTPSTVSSPRPIAPPVPKSPEPKSAPVQARPATATASSSTIAGDDDLLEISDDSIAAPAPTKSMPAPASSAVATEAKSATIGLPVAHGSGAASAPAPARVPDSHIAEKSAGHASAEDDEPLFSKPVEATKSESSHIGSAPTFTFGGANVAEPSTGGSKKIFIGIAAAVFVAAGAYFTWTKLQDSKTGQSTPSSFAVPQTTKPANAASTATKVPDSSSTATQPGGMLSSSPAKDATTPASPELSPSSSAKPSASAAPIAEKPSAPPKPPGENTPVGAALMVKGGKAPVLKLKTADTDASAPDMIGVAAGAGAPPPDLGGSTGSTPPPVLQSMNVSQGVSQGLLVKKVQPIYPKNALFMHVEGAVELQATISKNGDIARVKVLSGDSQLTRSATDAVKQWKYKPYLLNGEPVEIQTQITINFKLPN; encoded by the coding sequence ATGGGTTACCAAGCTCTTCTCTTCTGCCCCGACGAAAAAACTGCCCGCACAGTGACTCAGGTCCTGAGCGAGCTTGAGTTCAACGTCGAGCCCTGCGTTGAACCTTTTGCCGCAGTCAAGAAGCTGATGGGCCAACACTTCGACGCCGTGGTGGTCGACTGCGATAACGAGCAGAATGCCACACTGTTATTCAAGAGCGCGCGGAACTCGACGTCCAACCAGGCGTCGCTTGCCGTGGCTGTCGTGGAAGGTCAGGCCGGGGTGGCCAAGGCGTTTCGTATCGGCGCCAACCTCGTCCTGACCAAACCCATCAACATCGAACAGGCGAAAGGAACGCTGCGCGTGGCGCGCGGACTCCTGCGCAAGGGCGATCCGTCCAAACCAGCGACTGCCCCAGCAACAACCGCGGCCACTCCTGCACCAGCGGCCTCTCCCACCCTCGCAGCTACTCCGGCGCCAGTGGCAGTGCCTGCGAAGCCGGTTGCAGCCAAACCAGTGCCCGCGAAACCAGCAGTTCTGCCAACGCCGTCAACCGTCTCATCTCCGCGTCCCATCGCTCCGCCGGTGCCAAAGTCCCCGGAGCCAAAATCTGCGCCGGTTCAGGCGCGGCCCGCAACTGCGACAGCAAGTTCATCGACCATCGCAGGCGACGACGATCTTCTCGAAATTTCGGATGATTCCATTGCAGCGCCTGCGCCCACAAAATCGATGCCCGCACCCGCCAGTTCTGCGGTTGCGACCGAGGCGAAATCGGCAACGATCGGATTGCCGGTCGCTCACGGCAGCGGAGCCGCCAGCGCGCCCGCTCCCGCCCGTGTTCCGGATTCTCACATTGCAGAAAAATCGGCGGGACATGCGTCCGCGGAAGATGATGAGCCACTTTTCTCAAAGCCGGTGGAAGCAACCAAGAGCGAGTCCAGCCACATCGGCTCCGCGCCCACCTTCACTTTCGGCGGAGCCAATGTCGCGGAGCCATCAACCGGCGGCAGCAAGAAAATCTTCATCGGCATTGCGGCAGCCGTGTTCGTCGCCGCCGGAGCCTACTTCACCTGGACAAAGCTCCAGGACAGCAAAACCGGGCAGAGTACGCCCTCGAGCTTCGCCGTTCCGCAAACCACGAAGCCGGCCAACGCTGCATCGACTGCAACCAAGGTCCCTGATTCTTCATCGACGGCCACACAGCCCGGCGGCATGCTTTCAAGCAGCCCCGCGAAAGACGCCACTACACCAGCCTCTCCAGAACTATCGCCTTCTAGTTCCGCGAAGCCTTCGGCCTCGGCTGCGCCCATAGCCGAAAAACCCTCTGCGCCGCCCAAGCCCCCCGGCGAGAATACGCCGGTTGGTGCGGCTCTGATGGTCAAAGGCGGCAAGGCTCCGGTACTGAAGCTTAAGACCGCAGATACCGATGCTTCCGCTCCCGACATGATTGGTGTCGCGGCGGGCGCCGGCGCGCCTCCGCCAGATTTGGGCGGCTCCACTGGAAGCACGCCCCCACCGGTGCTACAGTCGATGAACGTTTCGCAGGGCGTATCCCAAGGTTTGCTGGTGAAGAAAGTCCAGCCTATATATCCGAAGAACGCATTGTTCATGCACGTGGAAGGTGCGGTCGAGTTGCAAGCGACGATTTCGAAGAATGGCGACATTGCCCGCGTGAAGGTGTTGAGCGGCGACTCCCAGCTTACTCGCTCCGCCACCGATGCCGTGAAGCAATGGAAGTACAAGCCCTACCTGCTTAACGGCGAACCAGTAGAAATTCAGACGCAAATCACAATCAACTTCAAGCTGCCCAACTAA
- the aceF gene encoding dihydrolipoyllysine-residue acetyltransferase: MIEFKLPELGENIEQGDLVRLMIAPGAAVSAGQSVMELETDKAVVEVPSSVSGTVQDIRVKEGDKIKVGQVIFTVDGSETKASVAAPTQPPAPAPAPSKPTPVSTSSAAGAPATKTAPERRERRAPSTAASEFTLPELGENISQGDLVRLMIAPGTKVSEGQPVMELETDKAVVEVPSSVSGVVKEIKVKEGEKIKVGQVIFTLEGGTSAQPEITRSRNAPVEHVTGQHGARLAFQAAIRAEGKTEEQALPPDQPQQSASAFTMPAQLGKVAGTEHREAIPAAPHVRRFAREVGIDIYEVKGSGPGGRISEDDVKTYAKQLLSAAATAAQAAPRAGHFAQPQLPDFAKWGKVERVSMRGVRRKTAEHLAEAWNTIPHVTQHDRADITELEQLRARFAPKAEEAGGKMTVTAIALKVCAAALKVFPQFNASIDIEKEEIVYKQYINIGVAADTDRGLLVPVIRDVEKKNIVELAVELSQLSKKARDKKITPEDMQGGTFTITNLGGIGGIGFTPIVNFPEVAILGLSRSRMEPEWIGSKDAGKFEPRLILPLSLSYDHRLIDGADAARFLRWIAEAFEQPFLLSVQG, translated from the coding sequence GTGATCGAATTCAAACTTCCCGAGCTGGGAGAAAACATCGAACAAGGCGACCTCGTACGCCTAATGATTGCTCCCGGAGCTGCGGTGAGCGCCGGCCAATCGGTCATGGAACTGGAGACCGACAAGGCAGTCGTCGAAGTGCCCTCGTCAGTCAGCGGCACGGTGCAGGACATCCGCGTTAAAGAAGGCGACAAGATTAAAGTTGGGCAGGTGATCTTCACCGTGGACGGATCGGAAACAAAAGCCTCTGTCGCGGCTCCCACGCAACCCCCTGCACCTGCACCTGCGCCTTCTAAGCCAACTCCCGTTTCCACGTCGTCAGCCGCGGGCGCCCCAGCGACAAAAACTGCACCCGAGCGCCGCGAACGCCGCGCGCCATCCACAGCCGCGAGTGAATTCACCCTTCCCGAACTCGGGGAAAATATTTCCCAGGGCGATCTCGTCCGCCTGATGATCGCGCCCGGCACAAAAGTTTCCGAAGGCCAACCGGTCATGGAACTTGAGACCGACAAAGCCGTCGTCGAAGTGCCATCGTCGGTCAGCGGAGTCGTCAAAGAAATAAAAGTGAAAGAAGGCGAGAAGATCAAAGTTGGCCAAGTAATCTTCACGCTTGAAGGCGGCACTTCGGCGCAGCCCGAAATCACGCGGTCCCGCAACGCTCCGGTCGAACACGTCACGGGACAGCACGGAGCGCGTCTCGCATTTCAAGCCGCAATTCGTGCCGAAGGTAAAACAGAAGAGCAGGCGCTGCCTCCCGACCAGCCGCAGCAATCTGCATCGGCATTCACCATGCCCGCGCAACTGGGAAAAGTTGCGGGAACCGAACATCGCGAAGCCATCCCGGCCGCGCCGCACGTGCGGCGATTCGCTCGCGAGGTTGGCATTGACATTTACGAGGTCAAGGGCTCCGGCCCCGGCGGGCGCATCAGCGAAGATGACGTCAAGACTTACGCGAAGCAACTGCTCTCTGCCGCGGCGACCGCTGCACAAGCTGCACCGCGCGCCGGACATTTTGCTCAACCCCAACTCCCGGATTTCGCCAAGTGGGGCAAGGTGGAGCGCGTCTCCATGCGCGGCGTCCGCCGCAAGACCGCCGAGCACCTCGCCGAAGCCTGGAATACGATTCCTCACGTCACGCAGCACGACCGCGCCGACATTACCGAACTCGAGCAACTGCGCGCCCGCTTTGCGCCCAAAGCCGAAGAAGCCGGCGGCAAGATGACCGTTACCGCCATCGCTCTGAAAGTCTGCGCCGCCGCGCTCAAAGTTTTCCCGCAATTCAACGCCAGCATCGACATCGAGAAAGAAGAAATTGTCTACAAGCAATACATCAACATCGGCGTCGCCGCCGATACGGATCGCGGACTGCTGGTGCCCGTGATTCGCGATGTCGAAAAGAAAAACATTGTCGAACTCGCGGTCGAGTTGTCGCAGCTCTCGAAAAAAGCGCGGGACAAAAAAATCACGCCCGAGGACATGCAAGGCGGGACCTTCACGATTACAAACCTCGGCGGCATCGGCGGCATCGGCTTCACGCCCATTGTGAACTTTCCGGAGGTCGCAATCCTCGGCCTCTCGCGCTCGCGTATGGAGCCGGAGTGGATCGGATCGAAAGATGCCGGCAAGTTCGAGCCGCGACTGATTCTGCCGCTCTCGCTCTCCTACGATCATCGCCTGATCGACGGAGCCGACGCCGCCCGCTTCCTGCGCTGGATTGCGGAAGCGTTCGAGCAGCCGTTCCTGTTATCGGTGCAGGGGTGA
- a CDS encoding alkaline phosphatase family protein, whose translation MTTKVLLETPRKTMALLLALATALGPIATPAFAASAEKQSKKTNKPAINPATPIQHLVVIFNENVSFDHYFGTYPVAANPKGESKFTASTTTPVVNGYTSALLTNNPNLNPANVGIASNPFRLGPSQAVTTDQDHAYTDEQAAVDMGLMDLFPTHTGYGTTEPMAYFDGNTVTALWNYAQHFAMSDNSFGTTFGPSTPGVLNLTSGQTNGAVNILNGLGDEVSGGPDGSYTVIGDADPVGDVCSNPTRNQVQMAGPNIGDLLNASGVTWGGFMGGFNLSIVNSNGTTGCARSSTGLAGTTADYVPHHSLFGYYPSVANPNHTRPASTAEIGNAGPANHQYDIQDFFTAVSAGNFPAVNFLKAPAYQDAHAGYSDPLDEQTFVVNTINFLMGTPYWNTTAVVIMYDDSDGWYDHVMSPILNQSTGAADVLTGPGSCGTAATSLPGVNVTANPHALGRCGYGPRLPLLVISPWAKTNFVDDSVTDQTSILHFIEDNWLGGQRLGSGSFDGIANSISQMFNFKTIRTNGVLVLNPTTGEKE comes from the coding sequence ATGACTACGAAGGTACTGCTGGAAACCCCCAGGAAGACGATGGCGCTGCTGCTGGCTTTAGCCACCGCCCTGGGACCGATCGCCACGCCCGCCTTCGCCGCATCCGCCGAGAAGCAGTCCAAGAAAACCAACAAACCTGCGATTAACCCGGCTACTCCGATCCAGCACCTGGTAGTAATCTTCAATGAGAACGTCTCGTTCGACCACTACTTCGGAACCTATCCCGTCGCGGCAAACCCCAAGGGTGAATCGAAGTTCACTGCATCGACGACCACCCCGGTGGTTAATGGATATACCAGCGCGTTGCTGACCAACAATCCCAACTTGAATCCCGCCAACGTCGGCATCGCGTCGAATCCGTTCCGCCTAGGGCCTTCGCAGGCAGTCACCACCGATCAGGATCATGCCTACACCGACGAGCAGGCAGCGGTCGACATGGGCCTGATGGACCTGTTCCCGACGCACACCGGATATGGCACCACCGAGCCCATGGCGTACTTCGACGGCAACACGGTCACGGCGCTGTGGAACTATGCGCAACACTTTGCGATGAGCGACAACTCCTTCGGAACGACCTTTGGGCCATCTACCCCCGGAGTCCTCAATTTGACTTCCGGACAAACCAACGGAGCCGTCAACATACTGAATGGATTGGGCGACGAAGTCAGCGGCGGACCCGACGGTTCGTACACCGTAATCGGCGACGCCGATCCCGTCGGCGATGTTTGCTCAAATCCGACCCGGAATCAAGTTCAGATGGCCGGCCCAAACATTGGCGACCTGCTCAACGCTTCGGGAGTCACCTGGGGCGGCTTCATGGGTGGATTCAACCTCAGCATCGTGAACTCCAATGGAACGACCGGTTGCGCCCGCAGCTCAACCGGCCTGGCAGGAACGACGGCTGACTACGTTCCCCACCACTCCCTGTTTGGCTACTATCCGTCAGTTGCGAACCCGAACCATACCCGTCCGGCCTCTACGGCGGAGATTGGTAACGCGGGACCGGCCAACCATCAATATGACATCCAGGATTTCTTCACCGCCGTTTCGGCCGGGAACTTTCCGGCAGTCAACTTCCTGAAGGCTCCGGCCTATCAAGATGCCCATGCCGGCTATTCCGATCCGCTGGATGAGCAGACCTTCGTGGTCAACACCATCAACTTCCTGATGGGAACGCCGTACTGGAACACCACGGCGGTCGTAATCATGTACGACGATTCCGACGGCTGGTACGACCATGTAATGAGCCCAATCCTGAACCAGTCGACGGGCGCAGCCGATGTACTTACCGGACCAGGGTCCTGCGGAACGGCGGCGACTTCCTTGCCGGGAGTCAACGTAACCGCCAACCCCCATGCCCTGGGCCGCTGCGGGTACGGGCCGCGGCTGCCACTGCTGGTGATCTCTCCCTGGGCTAAGACGAACTTCGTCGATGATTCGGTGACCGACCAGACCTCGATCCTTCATTTCATCGAGGACAACTGGCTGGGCGGCCAGCGCCTGGGCAGCGGCTCCTTTGACGGCATCGCCAACTCCATCTCGCAGATGTTTAACTTCAAGACGATCCGGACCAACGGGGTTCTGGTGTTGAATCCCACTACGGGCGAGAAAGAGTAG
- a CDS encoding mechanosensitive ion channel family protein has product MSSCLKSSFVLCLALFLPFSPSRSFGQILPAAPASTSSAASTPTDPLNRTTPSGSVLGFLQAAQSGNYSIAAQYLQMSPARRQADGEQLASKLNAVLNDPHAFTGRVGGFTQAEGSPQEGIPLGRQKLGTMSSGDVEADLDLVRVTDPSAGKIWLISSDTLAKVPELYDQVEARQVERKLPAVLVKHEFGGVPLWQWLAMLLALPVAAGIGWLVLVLLGIPVRWWARRRGQLDIANWRSVSGPAWLLTGTLAHQFFVRYLGIALLPRHYYFQITMAALIVAATWIVWRVVKWFLQRVRTRALARGLAGTGSLMLLGERILKFVIFSVGLLAVLSNLGFNMSTALAGLGIGGLAIGFGAQQTIANIFGGVSVLGDEVFRVGDVCRFGDRTGVVEDIGLRSTRIRTEERTLLAIPNGTVATINLENLSRRDKILFTTKLSLSPDSKPDHVRFVLAEIRRLLYSHPKIETKTVRVRLIDIAGAALSIEVLSYILTQDFNEFAAVREDVLLRVLDIVEDSGGSLAVPSQTLYIRRDSDVQKEKAENAIKKIAELRDGKQLPFPDHHEKDIAAFKGSIEYPPKESAVNKNNDSAKPR; this is encoded by the coding sequence ATGTCCTCTTGTCTCAAGTCAAGTTTCGTCCTTTGCCTGGCGCTGTTTCTGCCTTTCTCCCCGTCGCGCTCCTTCGGCCAAATTCTGCCCGCTGCTCCAGCGAGCACTTCGTCAGCTGCCAGCACTCCCACCGATCCTCTAAATCGCACCACCCCGTCGGGCTCGGTGCTCGGTTTTTTACAAGCGGCGCAGTCGGGCAACTACAGCATCGCAGCCCAATACTTGCAGATGAGCCCGGCGCGCCGCCAAGCCGATGGAGAGCAACTCGCCAGCAAACTCAACGCGGTGCTGAACGACCCGCACGCCTTTACCGGACGCGTCGGCGGCTTCACACAGGCGGAAGGAAGTCCGCAGGAGGGTATACCTCTCGGCCGGCAAAAACTGGGCACTATGTCGTCGGGCGACGTCGAGGCCGATCTCGATCTGGTGCGAGTCACCGACCCGAGCGCCGGAAAAATCTGGCTGATCTCCTCCGACACTCTCGCCAAAGTTCCCGAACTTTACGATCAGGTCGAAGCACGGCAGGTTGAGAGAAAACTCCCCGCCGTGCTGGTGAAACACGAGTTCGGCGGCGTGCCGCTATGGCAATGGCTGGCGATGCTGCTCGCGCTGCCAGTCGCCGCCGGCATCGGCTGGCTGGTCCTCGTGCTGCTTGGAATCCCCGTGCGCTGGTGGGCGCGGCGGCGCGGTCAGCTCGACATCGCGAACTGGCGCTCGGTTTCCGGTCCGGCGTGGCTCCTGACCGGCACGCTCGCGCACCAGTTTTTTGTCCGCTATCTCGGTATCGCCCTGCTGCCGCGCCACTATTACTTCCAAATCACCATGGCCGCGCTCATCGTTGCCGCGACCTGGATCGTCTGGCGCGTCGTGAAATGGTTCCTGCAGCGCGTGCGCACTCGTGCATTGGCGCGGGGACTCGCGGGTACGGGATCGCTCATGCTGCTGGGCGAACGCATTCTTAAGTTTGTGATTTTTTCCGTCGGCCTTCTGGCCGTGCTCAGTAATCTCGGCTTCAACATGAGCACGGCACTCGCTGGCCTCGGCATTGGCGGCCTGGCGATTGGTTTCGGTGCACAGCAAACGATCGCCAACATTTTCGGCGGCGTTTCGGTTCTCGGCGATGAAGTCTTTCGAGTTGGCGATGTCTGCCGCTTCGGCGATCGCACCGGAGTCGTCGAGGACATCGGCTTGCGCTCCACCCGCATCCGCACCGAAGAGCGGACGCTGCTGGCTATTCCCAACGGCACCGTGGCGACGATCAACCTCGAGAACCTGAGCCGCCGCGACAAAATTCTCTTCACCACGAAACTGAGCCTGAGCCCCGACTCCAAGCCCGACCACGTTCGCTTCGTGCTCGCGGAAATCCGCCGCCTGCTCTACAGTCATCCTAAGATCGAAACCAAAACGGTCCGCGTTCGCCTCATCGACATTGCCGGCGCGGCGCTCAGCATTGAAGTGTTGTCGTACATCCTGACGCAAGACTTCAATGAGTTCGCCGCGGTTCGCGAAGATGTGCTGCTGCGCGTGCTGGATATCGTGGAAGATTCCGGAGGCAGCCTGGCAGTACCCTCGCAGACCCTCTACATACGCCGCGATTCGGACGTGCAAAAAGAGAAAGCAGAAAACGCCATCAAGAAAATTGCAGAATTGCGCGACGGCAAGCAACTGCCCTTCCCCGATCATCACGAAAAAGATATCGCCGCCTTCAAAGGATCGATCGAGTACCCGCCGAAGGAATCAGCGGTAAATAAAAATAACGATTCCGCCAAGCCAAGGTAG